The Chryseobacterium phocaeense genome includes the window TATTTTAAACTCTTTAAATTGAGAAAACGATCAGGATTAATACATCTTAATTTGAACGATTAAAGATATTGAGGAATTAAGTTTCATTAAGAAATAAAGTTCATCTCAAATAAATTCCCGCAGATCTGGCCGATTAAGCAGATTTTGAATTTAACCCGTTAACAATATTCAGGATGTTAAAGAAGATGATCTGAAATGATATAAACGAATGAAGATTAAAAATCAAACGTAAGAACCGGGTCAGTATATGGTCAGAATAAAGAAAGCTGGATCGGTTTTGGATTCTTGGGAGGTTGTGCATCCCCGAAAACGGTTTTTCCTCCGAAACGCCATGAATTCTGGCGTTCCTCCTCTATCACCTGCTGGATATCGAAATCCGGAGTGAAGTCTTTTTCAGTGTCAGCTACAATCTGGTGCAGTTTATTTAAAGTATTCAGTTTATCGGAATTTCCCAATTTGGATTTTTCAATTCCTTTTCTGAGGATACTGATGCTTTCATCAAAAGTTTTGGTAGGAACGGGAAAAGGATGTCCGTCTTTTCCGCCGTGTGCAAATGAAAATCTTGCCGGATCTGCAAACCTTGATGGAGCTCCGTGAATCACCTCACTCACCAGCGCCAGCGACTGCATGGTCCTTGGCCCCACCCCTTCAAGCATTAAAAGGTCTTCAAAATTCTGAGGCTGCTGCTCGCGTGTGACATACAGCAAAGCTCCAAGCCTTTTCAGATCAACATCCGAGGCCTGAACATCATGGTGTGCAGGAAGAATTAATCTTGAAAAATCCTTCATCACATTAATGGAATCTGTGTGCGAAATATCCAGAATCCCTTTTCTGTTTTCTGAAGCATCTGCATCTGTCAAGTTAACGATTCTTCCGCGGGAGATCCCGTTAATTCCTGTATGTGGCTCTTCTACAAATGATGTGATATTTCCGGAATGCCAGTGATAACGCCTCGCCGTTCCGTCCGATTCATGCATTCCCTGCTGTACAACGCTCCAGCTTCCATTGTCTGACAGAATAAAATTATGCAGATACAGCTGGTAACCATCCTGAATAGCCGTATTATCCACTTTTGCAGAAAGTTTACTGGCTCTTACCAGTTCATGCCCGTTCAGACCGGTTTTATCAGCAATCTGAATAAGTTCTGCAGGCGTTTCTCTCGAAAACTTTCCTTTTCCACCACATATATAAAGTCCTAATGTCTGGGAATTGGGATTGATGGAACGTTTCAAAGCTCCCATTACGGATGTTGTAATGCCGGAAGAATGCCAGTCCATACCCATTACCGCTCCAAAACTCTGGAACCAGAACGGATCTGCCAATCTGCGGAGCACCTCATCTTTCCCGTAATCCATCAGGATCACTTCAATAATGGAAAGCCCGAGCGCAGACATACGTTCATACAGCCAGGGCGGTACTTTTCCGTAGTGTAATGGTAAATCTGCAGTTCCTGAACGTTTCATTATGCAAAGGTAGTTATCGTATGATTATTTTTTGATGATTGGGATCATCTGTTTTGGCATTTAGGTTTCGGCTAAAGCCAAAGGAGGATTGATTTTTTATGAGAACGGGCTGAAGAGTCAATGGATTGAACAGAATTCCAGGTCCTTATGTTTTTCTTCATCAAATTCTTCATTGAAAATGATTTTATTCCCAAAAGGATCGTCTACGGTAACCGCTATGGTGCCGTAAAATGTTTTTTCAAGACCCGGGATATTGTATTTATATCTTTTTCCGATGAGTTCTTTATGGTATTCTGCAACACCATCGCCCAGAATAAAGACTCTGCTCCCCGGACTTCCGTCTCCATGATGCTCACTCAGGTGAAGAACAATATTATTCTTCTTTATTTCCATATACACGGGGTTGTTATAATCGGAATGATGTTCCCAGACAATTTCAAACCCCAGCCAGTCAATATAAAACTCAACTGTTTTCTTGTAATCAAAAATCCTTAGTACAGGAATAATTTTTTCTGCTTTCATAATATTTTTTTGTTAAAAAGCTAAAGGGCAAATTTGCAAAGAGGCAAAGAAATGATCAGTCTAGAATTCAGATTTTATCAATCCAAAAAATTCTAAAAATACTCTGATTTGAAATAAAAAGGCAAATCTGCCTTTTCGCTCTTTTGCAAATTTGCCCTTTTGCCCTTTCGCCTATTTACAAATTAACGATGTTCAAGTATATTAACCAGATTTCCAAACGGATCCTTTACAAAAAACCTCCGCACTCCCCAGTCTTCATCTGTTATTCCGTAAGTGATCTCAAAGCCGGCCTGCTGTATTTTTTCATAGAGTTCATCCACATTATTTACTTCAATGGACAATAGAGGAACTTCCGTGTCATTTCCTCCCTGAGTGGCAAAACTGACCTGGACTTTTGCCTGTTGGTCATTTCCAAACGTTTTGATCCATCCGTGATCCATCAGGATATCAAGCCCCAGAATATCCTGATAAAAAAGGTCTGCTTTTGACAGATCTTCTGTCTTTATATTAGCTACAATTCTTTTGATCATCTTTAACGGGATTTAGAAATTATTACGGGTCAAAAAAGCCCTGTAAAACAAAATTTTCACAAGGCTTTTTATAAAATTTTATTTTCAGATCTTACTTTAATGCAGCAAGAGCGGCTTCATAATTGGGTTCGTCTGCAATTTCAGCCACCTGCTCTGTGTATACTACTTTGTTATCAGCATCCGTTACAATTACAGCACGGCTTAACAGTCCCTTCATTGGAGAATCTGTAATAGCAACTTCGTAGTCATCCCCGAAACTGCTTCTGAAATCTGAAAGTGTTTCTACATTATTCAGTCCTTCGGCAGCGCAAAATCTTCCCAGCGCAAAAGGTAAATCTTTAGAAACATTAATTACCACGGTGTTATCCAGCGCTGAAGCCTCTTCATTGAATTTTCTTGCTGAAGAAGCACAGGTAGGGGTATCAATACTTGGGAAAATATTGAATACTTTTTTCTTGCCTTCAAAACTCTGAAGCGTTTTTACGTTCAATCCTGAATCTACCAAAGCAAAATCCCTTACGGTAGTTCCTACTGACGGTAAAGTTCCTATTGTATTTACAGCGTTTCCTTTTAGTGTAATATTCGACATATTTTATTTTTTTAGTTTTTCAAATTTACTCAAAATAGAAAATTTCCGGAGACAAATAAAGGTTAAATAATTCTTAAAACAGACATAAAAAAACTTATTCATCCCAATGATCTTTCTAACGAAATATTATTTATATTCGCTATCCTAAAAAAACAACTTATGCGAAAAAAAATTACCCTCCTGCTTTTTGGAGTGCCTTTTTGGGGTTTCGCCCAGTCTGTAATTGGAAATATCAATTCCGGAGCAGTTTCTGACACCAATTTTGTACACTCTGTAGCCGAAATTTATGTAATTCCTTCGGATCCTGATCAGGCCAATTCAGGAACGGTGGGAATGCTGTTCCAAACTGTTCTACAGGTTTTAGGCGTTCAAGAACTTGAAAAAGACCATATCAAGGTTTATCCCAATCCCACAACCGATTTTGTTCAAATCACCATCAGTTCTCATTCTAAAATTGAAGAGGCTGAAGTGTATGACCAGGCCGGGAGACTTGTTTTAAAGACTAAATTGGAGAGTGGAAAGCTTGATCTGCGCAGCCTGAACACCGGAATTTACATGATCTCTTTCAAAAATCCGGACATTAAACCTATTAAAATTATTAAAAAACCTTAAAAACATTGAATCATGAAAAAACTTTACACAACGATCGGCCTGTTCCTGGCTACACTTTTAAGCGCTCAGGTTCCACAGGCTTTCACTTATCAGACTATTGCATTTAATGCTTCCGGAGCTCCTATTGCCAACGGAAACGTATCTTTAAAGATCAGTATTCTGGAAAATACAGCTACAGGTCCTGTTTTATATACAGAAACCCATCAAAAGACAACCAATGCCAAAGGATTGGTAAATCTTAATATCGGCCAGGGAACTCCTTCCTCCGGAAGTTTTGGAGGTATCAACTGGGGAGCGAATACGAAGTTCGTGAAAGTGGAAATGGATCCTCAGGGCGGTTCCAATTATACAAATGTTGGCGTAAACCAGCTGATGAGCGTTCCTTATGCACAGGTGAGTAAAACAGTTGTCACAGGTGCAGGCCAGGGCATTACGCTGGTTTCTCCGAATGGAACCAATTATACATTAAGCGTCAATGATTCAGGAACGTTGAATCTACCAACCGCATCAGGTTCCGGTAACCAGTTACCAGCCAACTTATACATGTACGGAACCTATAATAATTTCACGGCCACTTCTGCAGATTTAATGCGAAATAGCGGAAGCAGGATAGGATACAAATATTTGCCGGCCAATTCACAGCTCAAATTTATCACGGCACAGAATGCAAGTGCTCAAAATTATGGTTCTGACGGCCAAACAAACCTTGTCATTAACGGAAGTACTTACAATATTTCTTCGAATGGATTTTATAAGATCGAAATCACGAACTTTATCGGAAACCCTGTAAGAACAATTAATTTCAGCCCTGAGGTTAGTTTAAATACAACAAATCCCGGTGCTCCGGCAGTTTCCTCGTTAAGCTACAATCCTGCAACCGCCAAGTTTTCTTTTAACCTTAACGGTGTCACTTCCTCAAATTTTTCAGGATTCACCATCCTCCTTTCTCCGGGAGGAGCTACAGGGGATGAGGTTTTAGGAGACAACCTGAGTGATGGAAATTTTGACATCGACGGTACGGCCATTATGATTCCAAATCTCACCACTACACCCAAGAATTTTAAAATTGAGTTTAACATCAATTTTGACGCTACCGGAACTTACACCATTACACAAATATAGATTAAAGAGGCAAAGGCCTCTTTTTTTATGCAAAATACCTCCATAAAACAATCATATTTAGTAAATTTGTGAGTCTTAAAAAATCAAATAATAAATAACAGTATAATGTCAGACAAATCAAAAATCTATTACACCCTTACGGATGAAGCTCCAATGTTGGCAACACACTCGTTTTTACCGATTGTAAAAGCTTTTACAAAATCAGCAAACATTGAAATTGCGGTTCCGGATATTTCTTTGGCGGGAAGAATTTTAGCCAACTTTCCTGAGTTTTTGAAAGATGACCAGAAGATTGGTGATGCATTGGCAGAATTGGGTCAATTGGCCACTCAACCTGACGCAAACATTATTAAATTACCGAATATTTCTGCATCTGCTCCCCAACTGGATGAAGCGATCGCTGAACTTCAGTCTAAAGGTTTCGCAGTTCCTAATTATCCTGCAGAACCAAAGAATGATGAGGAAAAAGCCATCAAAGCCAAATATGCCAAAGTTTTGGGAAGTGCTGTAAACCCTGTATTAAGAGAAGGAAATTCTGACAGACGTGCTCCGAAAGCTGTTAAAA containing:
- the tpx gene encoding thiol peroxidase; the protein is MSNITLKGNAVNTIGTLPSVGTTVRDFALVDSGLNVKTLQSFEGKKKVFNIFPSIDTPTCASSARKFNEEASALDNTVVINVSKDLPFALGRFCAAEGLNNVETLSDFRSSFGDDYEVAITDSPMKGLLSRAVIVTDADNKVVYTEQVAEIADEPNYEAALAALK
- a CDS encoding glyoxalase superfamily protein produces the protein MIKRIVANIKTEDLSKADLFYQDILGLDILMDHGWIKTFGNDQQAKVQVSFATQGGNDTEVPLLSIEVNNVDELYEKIQQAGFEITYGITDEDWGVRRFFVKDPFGNLVNILEHR
- a CDS encoding DUF763 domain-containing protein, whose product is MKRSGTADLPLHYGKVPPWLYERMSALGLSIIEVILMDYGKDEVLRRLADPFWFQSFGAVMGMDWHSSGITTSVMGALKRSINPNSQTLGLYICGGKGKFSRETPAELIQIADKTGLNGHELVRASKLSAKVDNTAIQDGYQLYLHNFILSDNGSWSVVQQGMHESDGTARRYHWHSGNITSFVEEPHTGINGISRGRIVNLTDADASENRKGILDISHTDSINVMKDFSRLILPAHHDVQASDVDLKRLGALLYVTREQQPQNFEDLLMLEGVGPRTMQSLALVSEVIHGAPSRFADPARFSFAHGGKDGHPFPVPTKTFDESISILRKGIEKSKLGNSDKLNTLNKLHQIVADTEKDFTPDFDIQQVIEEERQNSWRFGGKTVFGDAQPPKNPKPIQLSLF
- a CDS encoding glyoxalase superfamily protein translates to MKAEKIIPVLRIFDYKKTVEFYIDWLGFEIVWEHHSDYNNPVYMEIKKNNIVLHLSEHHGDGSPGSRVFILGDGVAEYHKELIGKRYKYNIPGLEKTFYGTIAVTVDDPFGNKIIFNEEFDEEKHKDLEFCSIH
- a CDS encoding T9SS type A sorting domain-containing protein, whose translation is MRKKITLLLFGVPFWGFAQSVIGNINSGAVSDTNFVHSVAEIYVIPSDPDQANSGTVGMLFQTVLQVLGVQELEKDHIKVYPNPTTDFVQITISSHSKIEEAEVYDQAGRLVLKTKLESGKLDLRSLNTGIYMISFKNPDIKPIKIIKKP
- a CDS encoding cadherin repeat domain-containing protein, whose product is MKKLYTTIGLFLATLLSAQVPQAFTYQTIAFNASGAPIANGNVSLKISILENTATGPVLYTETHQKTTNAKGLVNLNIGQGTPSSGSFGGINWGANTKFVKVEMDPQGGSNYTNVGVNQLMSVPYAQVSKTVVTGAGQGITLVSPNGTNYTLSVNDSGTLNLPTASGSGNQLPANLYMYGTYNNFTATSADLMRNSGSRIGYKYLPANSQLKFITAQNASAQNYGSDGQTNLVINGSTYNISSNGFYKIEITNFIGNPVRTINFSPEVSLNTTNPGAPAVSSLSYNPATAKFSFNLNGVTSSNFSGFTILLSPGGATGDEVLGDNLSDGNFDIDGTAIMIPNLTTTPKNFKIEFNINFDATGTYTITQI